Proteins encoded within one genomic window of Macrobrachium nipponense isolate FS-2020 chromosome 9, ASM1510439v2, whole genome shotgun sequence:
- the LOC135218529 gene encoding frizzled-8-like encodes MYCSTDEGIAVAQKRRRSAMMMWNSVCLSFLILLVATMVGATEGETAKESRCEEITIPMCRSIGYNYTSMPNQFNHDSQDEAGLEVHQFWPLVEIMCSPDLKFFLCSVYAPICIEDYDKPLPACRSVCERAKAGCAPIMQQYGFKWPERMDCSKLPEYGDTLNLCMDKRNGSAPEEERPKNYGNLDKKCRGKNSKYCPKPTRKDTCKCTCQRHLISLDASYRQFGPNRNESFSVGSVADCALPCHGIYFSEDERTFAQFWIATWAILCCVSTLTTITTFLIDMDRFKYPERPIIFLSGCYFMVSVGYIIRMVAGHSEVACDGDMIIYNYHLVRHNPYGSGLCTTVFLLIYFFGMASSIWWVVLAFTWFLAAGLKWGNEAIAGYSTWFHLAAWLLPTIQSITVLALAAVDGDSVAGICYVGNQDIGNLRGFVLSPLFVYLVLGSCFLLAGFVSLFRIRNVIKQQGRTKTEKLEKLMIRIGVFSVLYTVPATIVIGCYFYEQMYVEDWQDSLVCPCSTHQGERPDYSVLMLRYFMTLVVGITAGFWIWSGKTLDSWRRFYQRVCPGAHAHTYEYPTRPMKQATAPSCASFPPPPMSAQGTAHSVASHLGSVNKTLPLSHV; translated from the coding sequence ATGTACTGCTCCACTGACGAGGGTATAGCGGTAGCGCAAAAGCGCCGTCGTAGCGCCATGATGATGTGGAATTCTGTGTGTCTGTCCTTCCTCATCCTCCTGGTGGCGACCATGGTCGGTGCCACAGAGGGGGAGACAGCCAAGGAGTCCCGATGCGAAGAAATCACCATTCCAATGTGCCGCAGTATCGGATATAATTACACGTCGATGCCAAATCAGTTCAATCATGACAGTCAGGACGAGGCTGGACTGGAAGTCCATCAATTTTGGCCTCTGGTGGAAATAATGTGTTCGCCCGACCTGAAGTTCTTTCTGTGTTCTGTGTATGCGCCCATCTGCATTGAAGACTACGATAAGCCCTTGCCGGCCTGCAGGAGCGTCTGCGAAAGGGCAAAGGCCGGCTGTGCACCAATTATGCAACAGTATGGGTTTAAATGGCCCGAACGCATGGACTGTTCCAAACTTCCCGAATATGGCGATACATTGAACCTGTGCATGGATAAGCGTAATGGCTCTGCGCCGGAGGAGGAACGGCCCAAAAACTACGGGAATCTAGATAAAAAATGTCGAGGTAAgaattctaaatattgtcctaaacCGACTCGCAAGGACACATGCAAATGCACTTGTCAAAGACATTTGATCTCGCTCGATGCTTCTTATCGACAGTTCGGACCCAACCGAAACGAGTCCTTCTCAGTAGGTAGTGTTGCCGACTGTGCATTGCCCTGCCACGGGATTTATTTCAGCGAAGACGAACGGACATTCGCCCAATTCTGGATAGCCACTTGGGCCATTCTGTGTTGCGTGTCAACATTAACGACCATCACTACTTTCTTGATTGATATGGACAGATTCAAGTACCCGGAAAGACCCATTATCTTCCTGAGCGGATGCTACTTCATGGTGTCCGTCGGGTATATCATTCGCATGGTAGCTGGGCATTCAGAGGTTGCATGCGATGGGGATATGATCATCTACAACTACCATCTCGTCCGCCACAACCCTTATGGGTCTGGCCTTTGTACGACGGTGTTCCTCCTCATCTACTTCTTCGGGATGGCCTCCAGCATCTGGTGGGTGGTGCTGGCTTTCACCTGGTTCCTGGCAGCGGGTCTCAAGTGGGGCAACGAGGCCATCGCGGGATACTCAACCTGGTTCCACCTGGCGGCGTGGCTTCTCCCAACCATCCAGAGCATTACCGTCCTGGCACTGGCGGCCGTCGACGGCGATTCAGTTGCCGGCATTTGCTACGTCGGCAATCAAGACATCGGCAATCTTCGTGGATTCGTCCTGTCACCCCTCTTCGTTTATTTGGTCCTTGGCTCTTGCTTTCTTCTGGCCGGATTCGTCAGCCTATTCCGGATCAGAAACGTCATTAAGCAGCAAGGAAGAACCAAAACTGAAAAACTCGAGAAGTTGATGATAAGGATCGGGGTGTTCAGTGTTCTGTACACCGTGCCAGCTACGATCGTCATAGGATGTTACTTCTACGAGCAAATGTACGTCGAGGACTGGCAGGACTCCCTCGTCTGCCCCTGCAGCACTCACCAAGGGGAGCGACCCGATTACTCTGTGCTGATGCTGCGTTACTTCATGACGTTGGTGGTGGGCATCACGGCCGGTTTCTGGATATGGTCTGGCAAGACACTGGATTCCTGGCGGAGGTTCTATCAGCGTGTGTGCCCCGGCGCCCACGCTCACACTTACGAGTACCCAACAAGACCCATGAAGCAGGCAACGGCGCCTTCCTGCGCTTCCTTCCCACCTCCGCCCATGAGCGCCCAGGGCACCGCCCACAGTGTAGCGTCACACCTGGGCTCCGTTAACAAGACACTGCCCTTGTCACACGTatga